The following nucleotide sequence is from Nitrospirota bacterium.
TCCTTTCGAATCTTTCCATAAATGTAATTGCCAAGACTCCGATTATGATGAGAACAATAAATGTCTCTACAATCCCATAGCCTTCACTTGAGGGTGTCTTTAGCTTCACTTTTTCTGTTTGTCCTTATAATCGGCGATTGCCTTTCTCAGGGCATCTGCACCTAAGTTTGAGCAATGCATCTTCTGCGCAGGAAGCCCTTCCAGCTCATTTGCAACCGATTCCTTTGAGATGAGTAATGCCTCCTCGATGGTCTTGCCCTTTGCCATCTCGGTAATCATACTGCTTACTGCTATTGCCGCTCCACAGCCAAATGTCTGAAACTTTGCATCGACAATCCTTCCTTCGCTGACCCTGATGGTTATCTTCATGACATCTCCGCATGTTGGGTTGCCTTCTTCGCCTACACCATCGGGGTTTTCTATCTCTCCGACATTCCTTGGATTCATAAAATGCTCCATTACTTTTGCGGAATACATTGTCCTGTCTCCTCCATGCCTCCCCAGCCTTTTTGATAAGGGGAGATTTCTCTTAGTCTTTTTACGATTACCGGAAATTCCGTAAGCAGATAGTTTATATCATCCTCTGTGTTTTC
It contains:
- the nifU gene encoding Fe-S cluster assembly scaffold protein NifU, which translates into the protein MYSAKVMEHFMNPRNVGEIENPDGVGEEGNPTCGDVMKITIRVSEGRIVDAKFQTFGCGAAIAVSSMITEMAKGKTIEEALLISKESVANELEGLPAQKMHCSNLGADALRKAIADYKDKQKK